DNA sequence from the Streptomyces cinnabarinus genome:
CAGAACGGGGGGCGGGTCGGGCTGCGGGCCGGCCGAGACCCTGCCCTGTGGGACGGTCAGCCATACGCCCACGTCGCGTGCGGAGTTGACCAGGCGTCGGTGCCGGGCCTCTTCCATGATCGGGTGGTCGGTGCCGACGACATCCAGGTACGCCTTGGCGTTCTTGGCCACCACCGTCGCGCGGGCGCGCAGCTGGGCGTCCCGGTGGGCCCGGAGGTCATTGCTGACAAGGTGCAGCAGCAGCCAACCAGACGCCAGGACCAGCAGGGGCACGCTCGCGCCGACGGCGAGGGCGACACGGGTGGACAGTCTCATGGCGCGCCCTCGACGCCCGGCCGCAGTACGAAGCCGACACCGCGAACGGTGTGCAGGATCCGGGGCCGGCCGCCTGCCTCCAGCTTGCGTCGGAGATAGCTGACGAAGGTGTCCACGGCGTCGCTGCGTACCTCGAAGTCGTAGCCCCACACGCGATCGAGCAGCAGCTCGCGGGTGAGCACGACCCCGGCGTTGCGGGCCAGGACCTCGAGGACCGCGAACTCACGCCTCGTCAGCTTCAGCGGCCGACCGTCCAAAGACGCCTCGTGCGCGGCCGGTTCAAGGACCAGGCCCGCGACCCGGACCCGGTCCGTGGCGGCGGGCGGGCGCCGCCGTAGCAAGGCGTGCAGCCGCAGGACCAACTCCTGGAGGGCAAACGGCTTGACAAGGTAGTCGTCCCCGCCCGCCTGCAGTCCGGCGACTCTGTCGTCGACGTCGTCCAGTGCGGAGAGCATCAGCACGGGTACGTCGTCGCCTTCGCCGCGCAGGCTCCGGCATACGTCGATGCCGCTGAGGTCCGGCATGGAGATGTCGAGGACGATGATGTCGGGGCGTTCGGCACGCGCGCCGGCCAGAGCGGCGTGACCACCGTCGGCCAGGGCGACCGAGAAGCCGCTGAGCCGTAGTCCCCGTTCGAGCGACCGGCGTATGGCCGCGTCGTCGTCGACCACCAGCACCCGCCCAGCTCTGCCTGCCATGCACACCTCGGTTCCGCGGCCGTCCATAGGACACCGATCAAAGCATCGGAGCGGCCGGCGTCTCCACTGCGGGCCTCGCCGCGGTCAGACATTTGCAGTACGTCATCCTTGCTGCGTCATGTTCGCATCGCCCGATACTGCGACGGCGTACAGCCCATGACGCGGCGGAAGCTGCGGGAGAAGTGTTCCGGTCCGGAGAATCCGCAGCGCTGGCCGATGCGGGTGATCGTGTCGTTCCCGCTCTCCAGGTACTTGCGTGACATGTCGATCCGGAGCTCGGTGAGATATCGATACGGGGTGGATCCGGTAGCGGCTTTGAAACGGCGTACGAAATGAAATCGACTGAAAGAGACGAGGGAAGCCAGATCGTCAAGTGAGACCGGTCGCCCGAGATTTTCTCGCATGTAGGAGAGGACCGTCTCCAGTTGGAGCGAACTCAGCGCACCGGCCGACCGCACGGCACCGTCCGTGTGCGCGGCCAGGAGGTGGGCGGCGATGAACTGCGTCGCCGCCTGCGCGTACAGTTCGTCCGCGCCTGCCTCGCTCGCGACCACCAACGCTCTTACGGTCAGCGCCAGGACCGGGTCGAATCGCACGGCCGGAAACATGTCTCGCAGCTGGGTGAGGCGGGACGGTAAGTCCTCCTCGTCGACGAACCGGTGCAGCGTCTCCTGCGGGACGGTGAGGGAGGCGACCGTCGCAGGAACGTCTCCTTTCGCTGCCACGAACAGGGTCCGGCTCGGCCCCGGAGGGATGATGTACACGTCGTCCGCCAGTCGGAACGCCTCTTCCTGGGAAGGCCGTTCACGCGTCCCGTAAAGTTCCACCAGTCCGCTCAGCTGAGCATACAGCGTGATTCCCGACGACGACGGAATATAGAGGGTGCGGACGCTTTTCCGTAGCGCCGCCCTTCGCACCTGCAGGGCGTGCCACGTTCC
Encoded proteins:
- a CDS encoding response regulator transcription factor, with the translated sequence MAGRAGRVLVVDDDAAIRRSLERGLRLSGFSVALADGGHAALAGARAERPDIIVLDISMPDLSGIDVCRSLRGEGDDVPVLMLSALDDVDDRVAGLQAGGDDYLVKPFALQELVLRLHALLRRRPPAATDRVRVAGLVLEPAAHEASLDGRPLKLTRREFAVLEVLARNAGVVLTRELLLDRVWGYDFEVRSDAVDTFVSYLRRKLEAGGRPRILHTVRGVGFVLRPGVEGAP
- a CDS encoding AraC family transcriptional regulator, giving the protein MEAISGAGGGTWHALQVRRAALRKSVRTLYIPSSSGITLYAQLSGLVELYGTRERPSQEEAFRLADDVYIIPPGPSRTLFVAAKGDVPATVASLTVPQETLHRFVDEEDLPSRLTQLRDMFPAVRFDPVLALTVRALVVASEAGADELYAQAATQFIAAHLLAAHTDGAVRSAGALSSLQLETVLSYMRENLGRPVSLDDLASLVSFSRFHFVRRFKAATGSTPYRYLTELRIDMSRKYLESGNDTITRIGQRCGFSGPEHFSRSFRRVMGCTPSQYRAMRT